Proteins from one Ipomoea triloba cultivar NCNSP0323 chromosome 1, ASM357664v1 genomic window:
- the LOC116025778 gene encoding electron transfer flavoprotein-ubiquinone oxidoreductase, mitochondrial, whose product MLRFILSSAKSKLSRTPINRFSSSFPNLCGKASRFGAHGSFLSGARGFSSESCREAIDYDVVIVGAGPAGLSAAIRLKQLCREKNADLSVCVVEKGAEVGAHILSGNVFEPRALDELLPHWRQEKTPIDVPVSSDKFWLLSKNRAFSLPSPFENKGNYVISLSQLVRWLGQKAEELGVELYPGFAASEILYNESDEVIGIATNDMGVAKDGSRKENFQHGVELKGRVTLLAEGCRGSLAEQVIGKYKLREKGNGQHQTYALGIKEVWEIDANKHSPGDVLHTIGWPLDHKTYGGSFLYHMKERQVAIGFVVALNYHNPFLNPYEEFQKFKHHPAIRPLLEGGTVLQYGARTLNEGGYQSIPYPVFPGGAVIGCSAGFLNVPKIKGTHTAMKSGMLAAESAFDMLQGGSNMETFWDSLRSSWIWKELYHARNYRPAFENGLFPGLALSAIEHYILKGRSPWTFKHGKPDHEAISEAKSSLPIEYPKPDGAISFDILTSVYRSNTNHDHDQPAHLRLKDPKTPELVNLPKYAGPESRYCPARVYEYISDDNGEVKLNINAQNCLHCKACDIKDPTQNIKWTVPEGGGGPGYTVM is encoded by the exons ATGCTCAGATTCATCCTCTCTTCTGCCAAATCCAAACTATCGAGAACACCAATTAATAGGTTCTCATCATCATTTCCCAATCTTTGTGGAAAAGCTTCAAGATTTGGTGCTCACGGTAGTTTCTTATCTGGAGCGAGGGGATTCAGTAGTGAATCATGCAGAGAAGCGATTGACTATGATGTGGTTATTGTTGGGGCGGGGCCTGCCGGCTTATCGGCGGCGATACGACTGAAGCAGTTGTGCCGTGAGAAGAACGCCGACTTGTCAGTTTGTGTTGTCGAGAAAGGCGCCGAAGTGG GAGCTCATATTTTGTCGGGGAATGTGTTTGAGCCGCGAGCTCTGGATGAACTTCTCCCACACTGGAGGCAGGAAAAG ACACCAATTGATGTCCCGGTTTCTTCTGATAAATTTTGGTTGCTTTCTAAGAATCGGGCCTTTTCTCTTCCGAGTCCATTTGAGAACAAAGGGAACTATGTGATAAG TTTGAGTCAATTAGTTCGTTGGTTGGGACAGAAGGCTGAAGAATTAGGAGTTGAACTATACCCTGGCTTTGCTGCCAGTGAG ATTCTGTACAATGAAAGTGATGAGGTCATTGGCATTGCAACTAATGATATGGGAGTGGCCAAAGATGGCTCTAGGAAAGAGAACTTTCAGCATGGAGTGGAACTGAAAG GACGTGTTACTCTCCTTGCAGAGGGTTGTCGAGGATCATTAGCAGAg CAAGTAATTGGGAAATACAAATTGAGGGAGAAAGGAAACGGCCAACATCAGACTTATGCTTTAGGAATTAAAGAA GTCTGGGAAATTGATGCAAACAAACACAGTCCTGGAGATGTGCTTCATACAATAGGTTGGCCCTTGGACCACAAGACTTATGGAGGATCTTTCTTGTACCATATGAAAGAAAGACAG GTTGCAATTGGCTTTGTGGTCGCTTTGAATTATCACAATCCTTTCTTGAACCCCTATGAGGAATTCCAG AAATTCAAGCATCACCCTGCAATTAGACCCCTTCTTGAGGGTGGAACAGTTCTCCAATATGGTGCTCGTACTTTAAACGAAGGAGGTTATCAG TCTATTCCATATCCAGTGTTTCCGGGAGGAGCAGTTATAGGATGCTCAGCAGGATTCCTAAATGTCCCAAAGATAAAGGGAACTCATACAGCCATGAAATCAG GAATGCTAGCAGCAGAATCTGCATTTGATATGCTTCAGGGAGGGTCAAATATGGAAACTTTTTGGGACAGCTTAAGAAGTTCATGGATATGGAAAGAACTTTACCATGCTAGGAATTATCGTCCG GCATTTGAAAATGGGCTCTTTCCTGGCTTGGCATTGAGTGCTATAGAACA CTATATACTCAAGGGAAGATCTCCATGGACATTTAAGCATGGGAAACCTGATCATGAAGCAATAAGT GAAGCCAAATCATCCTTGCCCATTGAGTACCCAAAACCAGATGGAGCCATCTCTTTCGACATACTAACCTCTGTGTACAG GAGCAACACAAATCATGATCATGACCAACCAGCCCATCTTCGATTAAAAGATCCTAAAACTCCAGAACTCGTGAACTTGCCCAAGTATGCTGGACCCGAGTCACGATATTGCCCTGCACGAGTTTATGA GTATATATCAGATGATAATGGTGAGGTGAAGTTAAATATCAATGCCCAGAACTGCTTGCATTGTAAG GCTTGTGATATTAAAGATCCAACACAAAACATAAAATGGACAGTGCCAGAAGGAGGTGGTGGCCCAGGCTATACAGTGATGTGA
- the LOC116012511 gene encoding transmembrane 9 superfamily member 12-like has protein sequence MAGPLISGGRCFSAFILFLLLLISQACDGFLLPRSYKHLFAKEDEVYVRVNSLTSIDTQLPFRYYSLPYCKPIMGIVESAQNLGQILMGDQVLNSPYRLRMNVNESLYLCTTPPLSEYDVKLLKQTTRDLYQVNMILDDLPLMRYDRRGGFEIRWIGFPVGYTAMETDDDYLMNHLKFRVLLHELEEKDYGEFYEIVGVEVVPCSIKYDPGKLQMYDPIPSQSCPLELDKYQVIREKERVSFSYEIEFVKSEVRWESRWDAYLATEDAQIHWSSIVNSLIVMLLFAGGVHKILKNSVGAYWARRNQEFNKQVHQATQPQAKEKLPGWRLIRGDVFREPGHSKLLCVMVGNGVQITGTAILTVVFAALGFMPPASQGMLPFGLIVFYLLLGVIAGYAGVRLWITIKGSPEEWKSVSWSIACFFPGFICVILALLDFIYRENHSTRAISIYARLQLYVLWFSISVPLNLSGGYLAARAERTPHPVHTNHVPREITAPRYRSWFLVLVGGSIVFSVLFLQLFFILSSIWLGHFYSAFGFLLIVLLLLVVVCAQVSVVLTYLRLRAEDWKWWWNAFFASGSAGFYVFSYCANYLIHDLNGLSGSASATLYLGYSLIISIAVMLSTGSVGFLTSFYFVRYLYSSLGIEGDQKSEETVELIAE, from the coding sequence ATGGCAGGGCCATTGATCTCAGGAGGGAGATGCTTTTCTgctttcattctttttcttcttcttctcatttCACAAGCTTGTGATGGATTCCTTCTCCCAAGAAGCTATAAACACTTATTTGCAAAGGAAGATGAAGTTTATGTCAGAGTGAACTCTCTGACATCGATTGATACACAGCTTCCCTTCAGATACTACAGCCTGCCTTACTGCAAGCCTATAATGGGCATCGTGGAGAGCGCTCAGAATCTTGGGCAGATACTCATGGGAGATCAGGTCCTCAACTCGCCATACCGTTTACGCATGAATGTTAATGAGTCACTCTACCTCTGCACTACTCCACCGTTGAGTGAATATGATGTCAAGTTGTTGAAGCAGACAACTCGAGATTTGTATCAGGTGAACATGATTCTTGATGATTTGCCTTTGATGAGATATGACAGGCGAGGCGGGTTTGAGATCCGGTGGATAGGTTTTCCTGTTGGATACACAGCCATGGAGACTGATGATGATTACCTCATGAATCACCTCAAATTCAGGGTCCTTCTTCATGAGCTTGAGGAGAAAGATTATGGAGAATTTTACGAGATTGTGGGGGTAGAGGTAGTCCCTTGTAGCATCAAGTATGATCCAGGAAAACTCCAAATGTATGATCCTATTCCTTCCCAAAGCTGTCCCTTAGAGCTTGACAAGTATCAGGTAATCAGAGAGAAAGAAAGAGTATCATTCAGTTATGAAATCGAATTTGTGAAAAGTGAAGTGAGATGGGAGTCGAGATGGGATGCTTATCTGGCAACGGAAGACGCTCAAATCCACTGGTCTTCTATTGTAAACTCACTGATAGTGATGCTCCTCTTTGCTGGTGGTGTTCATAAGATTCTCAAGAATTCAGTCGGAGCATATTGGGCAAGAAGGAACCAGGAGTTCAACAAACAAGTTCATCAGGCAACACAGCCACAGGCGAAAGAGAAGCTTCCAGGATGGAGACTCATAAGAGGGGATGTGTTCAGAGAACCAGGACACTCCAAACTGCTTTGTGTGATGGTCGGAAATGGGGTTCAGATAACTGGAACAGCAATTCTCACTGTTGTTTTTGCAGCTCTTGGTTTCATGCCACCGGCTTCACAAGGCATGCTCCCGTTCGGGTTGATAGTGTTTTACCTTCTCTTAGGAGTCATAGCTGGTTATGCTGGTGTAAGGCTTTGGATAACTATCAAGGGGAGTCCAGAAGAGTGGAAGTCTGTTTCTTGGTCAATTGCCTGCTTCTTTCCCGGGTTCATCTGTGTTATTTTGGCTCTCCTGGATTTCATTTACAGGGAAAACCATAGTACTCGAGCCATCTCAATCTATGCACGTCTTCAACTCTATGTGCTTTGGTTCAGCATTTCAGTGCCCCTCAATCTATCGGGAGGATACCTGGCCGCACGAGCAGAAAGGACTCCACACCCTGTCCATACAAACCATGTTCCAAGAGAGATCACTGCACCTAGATATCGGTCCTGgtttcttgttcttgttggTGGATCCATTGTATTCTCCGTTCTTTTTCTCCAGCTCTTCTTCATCCTCTCCAGCATCTGGCTCGGGCATTTCTATTCCGCCTTTGGCTTTCTGCTCATTGTCCTGCTGCTGTTGGTTGTTGTCTGCGCTCAAGTTTCTGTAGTGCTTACTTACCTGCGCCTTCGAGCTGAGGATTGGAAGTGGTGGTGGAACGCATTCTTTGCATCAGGATCCGCTGGCTTCTACGTTTTCTCCTACTGCGCCAATTACTTGATTCATGACCTCAACGGCTTGAGTGGATCAGCATCAGCCACGCTTTACCTCGGATACTCTCTGATCATTTCAATCGCAGTCATGCTCTCCACAGGCAGTGTCGGCTTCCTCACATCATTCTACTTTGTCCGCTACCTTTACTCTTCATTGGGCATTGAAGGTGACCAGAAATCTGAAGAAACCGTCGAGCTCATTGCAGAATGA
- the LOC116030069 gene encoding cell wall protein IFF6 isoform X1 yields the protein MFIVLKSPHYAIYWWHRLHFLHMAQPCGDDDPEWIKRVRSEGPVPYLDPDNCSTGWASPSGDIFMVRGPEYFSNKVKIPGGEYLLKPLGFDWIRGPSKLSDLLHNPKNRIRKALEEEFPSGPKPFVWAFNLQVPTKENYSAVAYFVAVGSIVEGSLMDQFMKGDLEFRTSRLKLVANIFKGPWIVKKAVGEQAICVIGRALNCSYCAGDNFIEIDVDIGSSVVANAIVHLAFNYLTKLTVDLAFLIESQTESELPERLLGAIRFSELNPESAIPVEIPPQRKLERTKSSFARLWKSLGSSLSRLRKGQESETSSGTSGESHTNGVVDGEKSDEMHVQERGASSGETHTNGVVDGEKSDEMPAQESGASSGESNVNGVADGEKSDKIPAQESGASSGESHTNGVVGEEKSDEMPAQESGASSGESHTNVVVDGEKTDQMPAQESGVSSGELHTNVVVDGEKIHEIPAQESGASSGESHTDVVVDGEKNYEMPAQESGASSGESHTDAVVDGESDEMPAQESGASSGESHANVVVDEEKNHGIPAQESGASSGEPHTDAVVDGEKSDEMPAQESGASSGESHTNVVADEEKSHEMPAQESGASSGESHTNGVVDGEKNDEI from the exons ATGTTTATTGTTCTAAAATCCCCTCATTATGCAATTTATTGGTGGCACAGACTACATTTTCTGCATATGGCGCAACCctgtggtgatgatgatcctGAATGGATAAAAAGGGTGAGATCAGAAGGTCCTGTTCCATATCTTGATCCTGATAATTGTTCCACTGGTTGGGCGTCTCCATCTGGGGATATTTTCATGGTGAGAGGCCCAGAGTACTTTTCAAATAAAGTCAAAATTCCGGGGGGTGAATATCTTCTGAAGCCTCTAGGTTTTGATTGGATCAGAGGTCCTTCAAAACTTTCTGATCTCTTGCATAATCCCAAAAACCGTATTAGGAAGGCTCTTGAGGAAGAATTTCCATCGGGTCCGAAGCCTTTTGTTTGGGCTTTCAACTTGCAAGTTCCTACTAAGGAAAACTACAGTGCTGTTGCATACTTTGTTGCTGTGGGGTCCATCGTGGAGGGATCATTGATGGATCAGTTCATGAAAGGAGATCTTGAATTTAGAACTTCGAGACTAAAATTGGTAGCCAATATTTTTAAAGGACCTTGGATTGTAAAAAAAGCAGTTGGAGAGCAGGCTATTTGTGTAATTGGGCGGGCACTTAATTGCAGTTATTGTGCTGGAGACAATTTCATAGAAATAGATGTAGATATTGGATCCTCTGTGGTTGCAAATGCAATTGTTCATCTTGCATTCAATTATTTAACAAAGCTCACTGTTGATTTAGCTTTTCTCATTGAGAGCCAGACTGAATCAGAACTTCCAGAACGACTTCTTGGAGCTATAAGATTCTCTGAGCTGAACCCCGAATCAGCAATTCCAGTTGAAATCCCACCTCAGCGGAAATTGGAAAGGACAAAATCATCATTTGCACGGTTATGGAAGTCACTTGGAAGTAGTTTGTCACGATTGCGTAAGGGTCAAGAAAGTGAAACCAGTTCTGGTACTTCTGGAGAATCACATACCAATGGGGTTGTCGATGGAGAGAAAAGTGATGAAATGCATGTTCAAGAACGTGGCGCTAGTTCTGGAGAAACACATACCAATGGGGTTGTTGATGGAGAGAAAAGTGATGAAATGCCTGCTCAAGAAAGTGGTGCTAGTTCTGGAGAATCAAATGTGAATGGGGTTGCCGATGGAGAGAAAAGTGATAAAATCCCTGCTCAAGAAAGTGGCGCAAGTTCTGGAGAATCACATACCAATGGGGTTGTCGGTGAAGAGAAAAGTGATGAAATGCCTGCTCAAGAAAGTGGAGCTAGTTCTGGGGAATCACATACCAATGTGGTTGTCGATGGAGAGAAAACTGATCAAATGCCTGCTCAAGAAAGTGGCGTTAGTTCTGGAGAATTACATACCAATGTGGTTGTTGATGGAGAGAAAATCCATGAAATTCCTGCTCAAGAAAGTGGTGCTAGTTCTGGAGAATCACATACTGATGTGGTTGTTGATGGAGAGAAAAATTATGAAATGCCTGCTCAAGAAAGTGGTGCTAGTTCTGGAGAATCACATACCGATGCGGTGGTTGATGGAGAGAGTGATGAAATGCCTGCTCAAGAAAGTGGTGCTAGTTCTGGAGAATCACATGCCAATGTGGTTGTCGATGAAGAGAAAAACCATGGAATTCCTGCTCAAGAAAGTG GTGCTAGTTCTGGAGAACCACATACCGATGCGGTGGTTGATGGAGAGAAAAGTGATGAAATGCCTGCTCAAGAAAGTGGTGCTAGTTCTGGAGAATCACATACCAATGTGGTTGCCGATGAAGAGAAAAGTCATGAAATGCCTGCTCAAGAAAGTGGTGCTAGTTCTGGAGAATCACATACCAATGGGGTTGTCGATGGAGAGAAAAATGATGAAATCTAG
- the LOC116012521 gene encoding protein STRICTOSIDINE SYNTHASE-LIKE 13, with product MEKIRREVFQQLLYLLFPVLIGIMIGDPFELSPVGGQKFRPVKNDIAPYKEVMESWHGDNKSRLGLGNLEFVDEVFGPESLEFDTLGRGPYGGLADGRIVRWMGDNAGWETFALVTPNWSEKICGLGVDSTTPKQWKFESQCGRPLGLRFDKKTGDLYIADAYYGLLVVGPDGGIATPLATHVEGKPILFANDLDIHKNGSIFFTDTSQKYNRVNHFLIMLEGEATGRLLRYDPPTGKTHVVLDSLAFPNGVQFSEDHSFLLFTETTNCRLMKYWLEGPKSGRTEVIANLPGFPDNVRANEKGQYWVAIDCCRTRIQEVLINHPWTRSVYFRLPIPMQYLAKFAGMKMYTVISLFNENGEVLDVLEDKHGAVMKLVSEVREVDGKLWIGTVAHNHIATLPYPSIV from the exons ATGGAAAAGATCAGAAGAGAAGTTTTTCAGCAGCTTTTGTATCTGCTTTTTCCTGTTCTCATAGGCATCATGATTGGAGATCCATTCGAGTTAAGCCCCGTGGGAGGCCAGAAGTTTAGGCCGGTCAAGAACGACATAGCGCCGTACAAGGAAGTGATGGAGAGCTGGCATGGGGATAACAAGAGCAGGTTGGGGCTGGGGAATTTGGAGTTTGTAGATGAGGTTTTTGGACCTGAATCCCTCGAGTTCGACACCTTGGGGCGCGGGCCTTATGGTGGACTAGCCGATGGTCGAATCGTTAGGTGGATGGGTGACAATGCAGGCTGGGAAACATTTGCTTTAGTCACACCTAACTG GTCTGAGAAGATTTGTGGGTTAGGAGTGGACTCAACAACACCAAAGCAATGGAAATTTGAGTCACAATGTGGGCGACCCCTCGGGCTGAGATTTGACAAGAAAACAGGAGATTTGTACATTGCAGATGCATACTATGGGCTCCTGGTGGTTGGGCCTGATGGAGGCATTGCAACTCCTTTGGCCACACACGTCGAAGGGAAGCCTATACTCTTCGCGAATGACCTCGACATTCATAAAAACGGTTCCATTTTCTTCACTGACACTAGCCAGAAATACAACAGAGT AAACCATTTCTTGATAATGCTGGAAGGAGAAGCCACTGGTAGGCTACTCAGATATGATCCTCCCACTGGAAAAACCCATGTTGTTTTGGACAGCTTGGCTTTCCCAAATGGAGTTCAATTCTCTGAGGACCACTCTTTTCTCCTCTTCACAGAAACAACCAATTGCAG GCTAATGAAGTACTGGCTAGAGGGGCCGAAAAGCGGGAGGACAGAAGTGATTGCAAATCTGCCAGGATTTCCAGACAACGTTAGAGCGAACGAAAAAGGGCAATATTGGGTGGCAATAGACTGCTGCAGAACTAGAATCCAGGAGGTTTTGATCAACCATCCATGGACCAGAAGTGTGTACTTCAGGCTGCCAATTCCTATGCAGTATCTGGCAAAATTTGCAGGGATGAAAATGTACACTGTCATCTCACTCTTCAATGAAAATGGGGAAGTTCTTGATGTTCTTGAGGACAAACATGGAGCTGTGATGAAGCTGGTGAGTGAAGTCAGAGAGGTGGATGGGAAGCTTTGGATTGGGACTGTGGCTCATAACCACATTGCCACCCTCCCTTATCCTTCTATTGTTTAA
- the LOC116022520 gene encoding transmembrane 9 superfamily member 12-like gives MSYRAMESPGGRCFAAFILLLLQACHGFYLPGSYNKHIFSKADVLFLKANSLTSIETQLPFSYYSLPYCRPPGGIKVSARNLGQILMGDQIVNSAYRLRMNVNESIYLCTTPPLSAYDVKELKQRTRDLYQVNMMLDGLPLMRYASQMGITFQWTGFPVGFTDMYSNGDYLINHLKFRVRVHKHEEKDESFQSQMIGVGEEGVAVIEEDEDMNGYEIVGVEVVPCSVKYDPEEMRALHMYDHIPHLNCPLDLNKCQVIREQERVSYTYEVEFVKSDVRWESRWDAYLVMEGTRVHCLSILSSLVLIFLLAGGVVMILKNTVKKQAFQPQGKEDLPGWRLIMGDVFREPGHSKLLCVMIGNGVQITGTAILTVVFAALGFISPASPRMLLLGLIGFYLLPGILSGYTGVRLWITLKGTSENWKSVSFSTSCFFPGIVFVVRVLLDFIYWGNHSTAAISMYTYLQLLLLWFCISVPLTLLGGYLGTKPERTPHPLQTNHIPREITAPKYHSWLLVLVGGSIAFSTIFVDLFFILSSIWFGRFYYAYGFLLIGVVLLVVVCAQVSVVFTYMRLRAEDWKWWWKAFFASGSAGFFVFAYCASYLMFDLNGLSGLAPAMIYLGYSLLISMAVMLSTGAIGFLTALYFVRYLYSSLNIDGII, from the coding sequence ATGAGTTACAGAGCCATGGAATCGCCAGGAGGGAGATGCTTTGCTGCTTTCATTCTTCTCCTCCTCCAAGCTTGCCATGGATTTTATCTTCCCGGAAGCTATAATAAACACATATTTTCCAAGGCTGACGTACTTTTTCTCAAAGCGAACTCTCTCACCTCCATTGAAACACAGCTTCCCTTCAGCTACTACAGCCTGCCTTACTGCCGTCCTCCAGGGGGCATCAAGGTTAGCGCTCGCAATCTCGGGCAGATACTCATGGGAGATCAGATCGTCAACTCGGCATACCGTTTACGTATGAATGTTAACGAGTCAATCTATCTCTGTACTACTCCGCCGTTGAGTGCATATGATGTCAAAGAGTTGAAACAGAGAACTCGAGATTTGTATCAGGTGAATATGATGCTTGATGGTTTGCCTTTGATGAGATATGCCAGTCAGATGGGGATTACGTTTCAGTGGACAGGGTTTCCTGTTGGGTTCACAGATATGTACTCTAATGGTGATTACCTCATCAATCACCTGAAATTCAGGGTCCGTGTTCATAAGCACGAGGAGAAAGATGAGAGCTTTCAGTCGCAGATGATTGGTGTTGGAGAAGAAGGGGTTGCGGTcattgaagaagatgaggatATGAATGGTTATGAAATTGTGGGCGTAGAGGTAGTCCCTTGTAGTGTCAAGTATGATCCTGAAGAAATGCGTGCACTCCACATGTATGATCATATTCCTCACCTAAACTGTCCCTTGGATCTTAACAAGTGTCAGGTAATCAGAGAGCAGGAAAGAGTATCATACACTTATGAAGTGGAATTTGTGAAAAGTGATGTGAGATGGGAGTCCAGATGGGATGCTTATCTGGTTATGGAAGGCACCAGGGTGCACTGTCTTTCCATTCTCAGCTCTCTGGTACTGATCTTCCTCTTGGCTGGGGGTGTTGTTATGATTCTCAAGAATACAGTCAAGAAACAAGCTTTCCAGCCACAGGGGAAAGAGGATCTTCCAGGATGGAGACTCATAATGGGGGATGTGTTCAGAGAACCAGGGCACTCCAAGCTTCTCTGTGTGATGATAGGAAATGGGGTTCAGATAACTGGAACTGCAATTCTCACTGTTGTTTTTGCTGCCCTGGGATTCATATCACCAGCTTCCCCTCGCATGCTGTTGCTTGGGTTGATAGGGTTTTATCTTCTCCCAGGAATTTTATCTGGTTATACTGGAGTAAGGCTTTGGATTACTCTCAAGGGGACTTCAGAAAACTGGAAATCTGTTTCTTTCTCAACTTCATGCTTCTTCCCTGGGATTGTTTTCGTCGTTCGTGTTCTCCTGGATTTCATTTACTGGGGAAACCATAGCACTGCAGCCATTTCCATGTATACATATCTTCAACTCTTGCTCCTTTGGTTCTGCATTTCAGTGCCTCTAACTCTCCTGGGAGGATACCTGGGGACAAAACCAGAAAGGACTCCACACCCTCTCCAAACTAACCATATTCCTAGAGAAATCACTGCCCCTAAATACCATTCCTGGCTCCTTGTTCTTGTTGGGGGATCCATTGCATTCTCCACCATCTTTGTGGacctcttcttcatcctctCTTCCATTTGGTTCGGGCGATTCTACTACGCCTATGGTTTTCTGCTCATTGGCGTCGTGTTGTTGGTTGTCGTGTGTGCTCAAGTTTCTGTTGTGTTTACTTACATGAGGCTTCGAGCTGAGGATTGGAAGTGGTGGTGGAAGGCATTCTTTGCTTCAGGATCTGCTGGCTTCTTTGTTTTCGCTTACTGTGCCTCTTACTTGATGTTTGACCTTAATGGGCTGAGTGGATTAGCACCCGCCATGATTTACCTGGGATACTCTCTGCTCATTTCAATGGCAGTCATGCTCTCCACTGGCGCCATTGGCTTCCTTACAGCGCTCTACTTTGTGCGCTACCTTTACTCTTCTCTCAACATTGATGGCATTATCTGA
- the LOC116030069 gene encoding cell wall protein IFF6 isoform X2: MAQPCGDDDPEWIKRVRSEGPVPYLDPDNCSTGWASPSGDIFMVRGPEYFSNKVKIPGGEYLLKPLGFDWIRGPSKLSDLLHNPKNRIRKALEEEFPSGPKPFVWAFNLQVPTKENYSAVAYFVAVGSIVEGSLMDQFMKGDLEFRTSRLKLVANIFKGPWIVKKAVGEQAICVIGRALNCSYCAGDNFIEIDVDIGSSVVANAIVHLAFNYLTKLTVDLAFLIESQTESELPERLLGAIRFSELNPESAIPVEIPPQRKLERTKSSFARLWKSLGSSLSRLRKGQESETSSGTSGESHTNGVVDGEKSDEMHVQERGASSGETHTNGVVDGEKSDEMPAQESGASSGESNVNGVADGEKSDKIPAQESGASSGESHTNGVVGEEKSDEMPAQESGASSGESHTNVVVDGEKTDQMPAQESGVSSGELHTNVVVDGEKIHEIPAQESGASSGESHTDVVVDGEKNYEMPAQESGASSGESHTDAVVDGESDEMPAQESGASSGESHANVVVDEEKNHGIPAQESGASSGEPHTDAVVDGEKSDEMPAQESGASSGESHTNVVADEEKSHEMPAQESGASSGESHTNGVVDGEKNDEI; this comes from the exons ATGGCGCAACCctgtggtgatgatgatcctGAATGGATAAAAAGGGTGAGATCAGAAGGTCCTGTTCCATATCTTGATCCTGATAATTGTTCCACTGGTTGGGCGTCTCCATCTGGGGATATTTTCATGGTGAGAGGCCCAGAGTACTTTTCAAATAAAGTCAAAATTCCGGGGGGTGAATATCTTCTGAAGCCTCTAGGTTTTGATTGGATCAGAGGTCCTTCAAAACTTTCTGATCTCTTGCATAATCCCAAAAACCGTATTAGGAAGGCTCTTGAGGAAGAATTTCCATCGGGTCCGAAGCCTTTTGTTTGGGCTTTCAACTTGCAAGTTCCTACTAAGGAAAACTACAGTGCTGTTGCATACTTTGTTGCTGTGGGGTCCATCGTGGAGGGATCATTGATGGATCAGTTCATGAAAGGAGATCTTGAATTTAGAACTTCGAGACTAAAATTGGTAGCCAATATTTTTAAAGGACCTTGGATTGTAAAAAAAGCAGTTGGAGAGCAGGCTATTTGTGTAATTGGGCGGGCACTTAATTGCAGTTATTGTGCTGGAGACAATTTCATAGAAATAGATGTAGATATTGGATCCTCTGTGGTTGCAAATGCAATTGTTCATCTTGCATTCAATTATTTAACAAAGCTCACTGTTGATTTAGCTTTTCTCATTGAGAGCCAGACTGAATCAGAACTTCCAGAACGACTTCTTGGAGCTATAAGATTCTCTGAGCTGAACCCCGAATCAGCAATTCCAGTTGAAATCCCACCTCAGCGGAAATTGGAAAGGACAAAATCATCATTTGCACGGTTATGGAAGTCACTTGGAAGTAGTTTGTCACGATTGCGTAAGGGTCAAGAAAGTGAAACCAGTTCTGGTACTTCTGGAGAATCACATACCAATGGGGTTGTCGATGGAGAGAAAAGTGATGAAATGCATGTTCAAGAACGTGGCGCTAGTTCTGGAGAAACACATACCAATGGGGTTGTTGATGGAGAGAAAAGTGATGAAATGCCTGCTCAAGAAAGTG GTGCTAGTTCTGGAGAATCAAATGTGAATGGGGTTGCCGATGGAGAGAAAAGTGATAAAATCCCTGCTCAAGAAAGTGGCGCAAGTTCTGGAGAATCACATACCAATGGGGTTGTCGGTGAAGAGAAAAGTGATGAAATGCCTGCTCAAGAAAGTGGAGCTAGTTCTGGGGAATCACATACCAATGTGGTTGTCGATGGAGAGAAAACTGATCAAATGCCTGCTCAAGAAAGTGGCGTTAGTTCTGGAGAATTACATACCAATGTGGTTGTTGATGGAGAGAAAATCCATGAAATTCCTGCTCAAGAAAGTGGTGCTAGTTCTGGAGAATCACATACTGATGTGGTTGTTGATGGAGAGAAAAATTATGAAATGCCTGCTCAAGAAAGTGGTGCTAGTTCTGGAGAATCACATACCGATGCGGTGGTTGATGGAGAGAGTGATGAAATGCCTGCTCAAGAAAGTGGTGCTAGTTCTGGAGAATCACATGCCAATGTGGTTGTCGATGAAGAGAAAAACCATGGAATTCCTGCTCAAGAAAGTG GTGCTAGTTCTGGAGAACCACATACCGATGCGGTGGTTGATGGAGAGAAAAGTGATGAAATGCCTGCTCAAGAAAGTGGTGCTAGTTCTGGAGAATCACATACCAATGTGGTTGCCGATGAAGAGAAAAGTCATGAAATGCCTGCTCAAGAAAGTGGTGCTAGTTCTGGAGAATCACATACCAATGGGGTTGTCGATGGAGAGAAAAATGATGAAATCTAG